The region GGGGACAATCGCTCTCGGGTGGTGAGAGGCAGCGCATTTCGATTGCGAGAGCGCTGCTGATTAACCCCAGACTGCTCATTCTTGATGAAGCGACCAGTGCCGTCGATACCGAGACCGAGCGGCAGATTCAGGAAGCGTTGCAGAATCTGGTCAAGGGCCGAACGACGATCGCAATTGCTCACCGTCTCAGTACGCTACGCCGTGCCAATCGAATTGTGGTTCTCGATCATGGTCGACTGGTCGAATCGGGAACTCATGAAGAGTTGTTGAAACTCTCCGGCGGGCATTACGCCAAACTGGTCGAAGCGCAACAGGCACTGACAAAAGACATTGGCTGGTAATCTATTCTCATCATCCCTTTGAAGGTCACTGACGAACATGCAGCACAACCCGCGATTTTTGCAACTGGTGGAATCGGTTCGTACCAATATCCGGGAATGCAGTATTGCCGACCTGAAATTACTGCTCGAAAAGAAATCGCCCGTCCTGCTCTTTGACGTGCGTGAAGATCACGAATGGGTCAATGGCCATATTCCGACAGCGAAGCATCTGGGCCGGGGCATTATCGAACGGGATATTGAAACGTTGATCCCTGATCCGGAAACCGAAATTTACCTGTATTGCGGCGGTGGCTTTCGCTCAGCTCTGGCAGCCGACACGCTGCAGAAAATGGGCTACATGCATGTGATCTCGGTGGATGGTGGCTTCCGTGGCTGGAAAGAATCTGGGGGTGAGATTGTCACCCCCAGTGCATAGCTATACAGCCAGCCCATGCCATGCTGCTTTGATTTCCAGTAAATGATGATCTGTGGCTACTGTGGAGCATAACGAAGAGTAGCTGCCAGCCCACATGTACCGGGAACCTGTTCGCCTCCGGCTGCGAGGACAGTCCCTCCGGTCATCATGACGCGAGCACAGATTTCACCGACGACATCGTAACTGACCGGGCAATTGGCGGCACCTGGCGTAATTTTGCCGTGCTCATCGATGGTCCCGGGGGTGACTCGGGCGACATCGACAATTAAGGATTGCACTGCGCCTTGTGTGGCAGCGACGGAGATTTCTTCGAGATTAGTAGTTGTGCGATTTTGTGTTTTTCGCTGCTCGAAGGTCTCGAGTGCCGATTGAATGCGGGCACTGGCGAGGTTCTGGAAGATGGTGCGGGCGGCAGCCACAATCTCGACATCGGAAATCGCATCCGGGCTGTGGCGAATTTCTTCGGCAGCAAGAAATGGATACGTTGCCAACTGACGGTAAATGGAAAGCAAGGGTTCTGTTGCTGCCAGAATCAGAGGTTCACTGCGTCCATTGAGAACCGGCCGGAGTGCCTGATCAACCAGGCGTGCATATTGTGTGAGACGAACTTTCTTCCCTTCGTCTCCCTGAATTCGTCCGCTGGGTGAGCGATCCTGAATGGACGACTTGCCAACAGAACTTGCTGCATCCTTCGGCAAGCCGTCGATGTTCAATGTCACTGCGGGCAGGTCGGAGCAGATCTGCAGCAGCTTGACATTATTCTGACCAAGCACCAGGACAAAGCCTGTTGAAGAAGCCGCCATTGGATGCAGCAATGGCTTGACGTGGAATCGATCACTGACTTCCACCAGCTCTTGAACGCTGTAGGGAAGTCTTAAAGTATGAATCTGTGTGGGTGTCACAAAAATAGCGAGGCCATGTGCCTGGTATTCCCAGAACGATCCATCATCTACCAGATCAAGAAGCAGTCCTTCAATGGCTTCGACATCTTTTTTCGGACGCTCTGCCAGTTGATCAATCGCAGTTTTTGTCAGATTTTTGAGGACAATCCGATCCTGCTGGGCCTGCTGAGAAAATGGCGTCGTGGGAAGATAAATGCTGACCTTGATCTCACCCCGTGAATTCATCAGGGTGGCAATATCATCTCGAGAGGGAAGATCAACGTGAAGCATCTGGAATATCCTGAGAGAACATCGTGAAGTAGAGAATGGCCGATCTCTAAATCACTCTATTGACCATCAGCAAGCAAGTTAATGCTGATGAAAGTTCTCAGGGATTCCATAAATTGCAGGTTTTAACCATCTGACCAAGTCAAATGTACAAACAATTGAATGCTTACGGTCCACCATGTTAAGGAACAAGCGGCTCTCTTCACATTTCGCAAACCTATTGAAAGGTCGAACGACGACTCCACGCGGCGTGCAGGTTTGCACTTTCTGCAGATCTGTTTTGGTCGAACAGAGTGGATACGTTGTCGCCTTATCTCGAGTTGCGATTGGTTGAAGCGCACCTACGAGAGTTCGCGGGCGAACGAGTGATCAACGACCGTGAACTCGGGATCGAGTGCCGGAGCGGGTTGTCGATTGAGGCGATGCAGCCGATGGGGCTGCAGATCGTGGAAGAAGGCACAACCGCTGATCCCACCGAAGACAGCCAAGACCCAAAGTGCCAGCCAGAACCTGCGTTGCATGTTGGTGCTCATCCTTTCGTTCATCGATCCGGTTCCGGACATCTATGGCGGCGGTGTGGGAAGGTTGATGCTCAAGCCGGTAAGTTCAGGTAAAACCAAGGAAGGGTCTTCCCACAGGAGGGCTAGATCGTCAAGGTGTGGTTGGAGCCGAGTTTCGGCAGGAATCGCCAGATGTCTTAGGGACTCTGCGTGTAGCAGATTCAGTAGAAATGCCCCGGCAAAGATTGCCGCTGAAATCGAGGTGCGTGCTCTGAATGGCCGCTTTTGCCGCTGGATCGTGATCGACTTTTTCGATGACAGAGAATCATCCAGCAGCGATGACTATTGCGCCGATAGGAGTTTCGTAGAAATGTTGCTTCGCCTCAGGGGTTGAATCAAAACTTGCGACCTCTGATGCGACTCCATTCGGTGGTGTGGTTCCCTGCTATCGAGAATACTCATGTCTGAATCTGCAGAACCCAACCCCACAACAGATCTTTCACCCAGTTCTCCCGAAAGTTCTGCTGGAGGAGAACAGCTCACTTCTGCCGGCATCGAGCAGTTCGAGAAGCTCAAATCGACGTGGCTGAGCCACCTGACAGAGAATATCGATGCTCTGGTCACGTCGTTTCAACAGGCCACGGATCTAGCCACTCAGTTTCGGGTGAAGGAACTTTCTGCCGAATGGGTGACACAGCATTTAGCAGTTCAACATGAGCCGTGGCCTGCTGGTGAAGCGGCAGGTCTGGTTGTCGAACTTGCCTGTGATGAGACATTTTTTGTGGCGTTATTGCCTGAAATCATTGGCCTGCCCGGCTGGTATACGACGCCGGATGCCAGTCAGGAATCACGACTGCAAACTTTGGCACAGGAATGGAGCATTCTTCTGCTGCCTGAGTCAATCGAGATAGGTGCCTCAAAAACGATTACTATCTCGCGCATCGCGGGTCATGTCGAAAACCTGCCAATGCATGCCCGTTTGCTGGCTTATGCTCTGGAGGTGACGACTCTCGAGAATCCGCCGGAAGAAGGTGAAACACCCGCGATCATCGTGTTGGGGCCATTTCCTCTATCAGCAAAAGATGGTCAGCCATCGGGGTCGAGTGCCGATGCTGCATCAGGATCCAGCCAGACAGGAATGACGGGAGTCACTCCCCAGAACTTCGAGGATGAATGGGAAGAGGCCTCAGCAAACCTCGAGACCGAACGTCGTCAGAATTCCAGTGCCGAGCGACAACTGCCCGATTCACAGACTGCAGTAGCGCCAGTCGATAGCCCGGTTGATGATCTGCTTTCGAACTATGAGGGACTGGCCGCTCAAGATCCAATGGAATCTGCGGCACCATTGGCTCAAGAGACGATGCCTCAGCAATCGGTCACGAGCCAATTGATGCTGCAAAGGCTCTCTGGAGTGCGGGTTCAATTGAGTGTGCGCCTCGCAGAAAAACGCATGCCCCTGGCTGCTTTATTGCAATTGTCACCCGGGGCTCTGGTGACGTTTAGTAAACCTTGTGAAGACCTGCTCGATATCTATATTGGAAATCGGCAGTACGCTCAGGGTGAAGCCGTCAAAATTGGCGAGCATTTTGGCGTGAAGGTCAATCGCTTAGGGCCACCTCCTGAGAAGCCCAGTAGCCTGATTCTGGACTGATGGCCATTGACCTTGCTCATCGGGTTTTCGGCGACCCAATCACATCGATGACTGGCAGTCAGGCGATGATGAAAAATCGATAAAGTCAGCCAGTGCAGAAACTCCCTGTAGAGAACTGTTGAACATCTTGAGCATAATGGGCCGAGTTGATGAAGGCTTTGAAGTGGCCTTTGTCTGACATCGAGCGTTGATGCGAGAAAGCATTTCGCAGGTCTATCCGACAGGTTGGCTCCCATGAGTTCTGCAGGCACGCCCCAAGATCCCACTGCTGATTCCGAGAAGACATTCATCGCATCGGATGTCTCTGATGGTGCTATGGCAGCTACGAACATTGCGCCTGACACTGTTCTGACTGGGTCAACAGATGCTGGAGAAGGGACAGGGAAGGGTTCATCTCCTGCTGCCCCGCAGCGGATTTCTCAGTTGGGCGACTTCCGATTAATTCGCAAGCTTGGTGAAGGGGGCATGGGAGAGGTGTTCCTGGCACATCAGGACAGTCTTGATCGGAAAGCAGCGATTAAAGTTCTCTCCAAAAAACTTGCTGGCAAAGACGACTTTGTCAAACGGTTCTATCGAGAAGCGCGGGCGATGGCGAAGATCGATCATCCGAATGCCGTGCGCGTTTATGCCGTTGATCAGGATCATGGTGTGCACTTTGTGGCGATGGAATTCATCGACGGCAAGAGCATGCAGCATTGGATCGAGACTCTGGGCCGACTCTCTGTTGGTGATGCCGTGCATGTGACATTGCGATGCGCGGAGGCCTTGCAGCATGCCCATGCCATGAACATGGTGCATCGCGATATTAAACCTGACAACATCATGCTCACTGCGCGCGGGCAGGTAAAGGTAGCAGATTTTGGCCTCGCCAAAGCCATTGACGATGAAGACAACTCGCTCACACAGAGCGGGACCGGTCTGGGAACACCGTACTATATGGCTCCCGAGCAGGCGCGCAACGCCAAACATGTGGATGGCCGATGCGATATCTATGCCCTGGGGGTGACGCTCTATCACTTTCTTACGGGGAAGCTGCCATTTACTGGCAATACCACCGTCGAACTGATCATGAACAAAGAGCAGGGAAAGTTTCCACCCGCCCGAAAGGCGAATCCCGAGATCCCGGAAAAACTGGATCTGATCATCGATAAAATGGTGGCTGTCTCACCCGAACAGCGATTCAAGGATTTTGGCGAAGTGATTCGTTATCTGGCGATGCTGGGCCTCGAAAGCCCTTCACTCAGCTTTATTCAGGCTCCCGATAAAGTGGTGGCGACAGCCAATACGGCCACTGTCAAAAGTCCTGCTGCCGCCACGCGAAGTCTACCTGCAGTACCGAAGTCTTCCGCTGAAGATGCCGCTCAGCAGAAGCAGGCGGCAGCCAAAGAGATCACCTATGCGATTCAGTTCATCGATGCTCAAGGGAAACCATCTGCTGCCAAGATGACGGCTCCCGCGATTATCAAAGGGATCAAAGCCGGCATCATTGACCAGCGGGCGAAAGTCAAAAAACCGGGCGCGACATCCGCCATTCCGATTGCTCAACTTCCAGAGTTTGAAGATGCCATCCAGGCACTTATTGTTCGGCAGGAAGCCGAGAAAAAAGGCCGGGATATGAAGTCGCTGTATGCCCAGATTGATCGGCAGGAGCGCTGGCGCAAGTTCACCCGCAAGATTCGAGCGGCCCTTTCAGGTGCCTTGGGCTGGGTCAGTCTGCTGATCTGGTTGGGATTGATTGCCGGTGCGATTTACGGAGTCTACCTGCTCCTGCCACTCCTCAGGCAGAACATTCCGTTTCTTGAAAAGCTGGGTGGAAGCTGATGAATCCACTCTCATGATGCTGTCAATCAGTGCGTTGGAGAGCCTGACGGATTCTTGAATTTGTCTCGAAAGGCGATTGTTACCCAATTGCTGAACTGTTCCACCTGGCCTGAGTCGCCAGTACCACCAGCAAAGTACACAGACCTGCCACACCGAGGCCAGCCAGAATGGCAAATAGAGGTGGGAGAGTCAGTGCTGCAATCGTGAGGATGATAATCAACAGGAGTGTGGTGAGCTGGAGCCAGCGCTGCTTCTTGTCCGGGGTCACAATTGCCACCATCCACGCTGCCAGAATGATGGAAGCCAGCAGCCATAACCATCCCCAGAGTGATCCCTTTCTGCCGGAGGGGACAAATTCGAGTGCCAGGCGGGCATCGCCACCGGCTTTCGAGAATCGCACGGTCTGGCCACTTTGAGGAAGCTCTGCCACGACGGAAAGTCCTTGTGAAACGGCACCTCGATTGGCAGGTAATTCAAAATCGACCATGCCTCCCAGGCCACCACCTAAGCCGCCAGTGGCAACACTCGTCCCGCCAGAACTGGCAGCCATTTCAGAGAGGACGAAGAAATCGTCGCGTGCAGACGCGTCGCGGGCTTTATCCACGCCGAGCTTTGCTCTCTGCAGGCCATCTTCTTCCCACTGAGATGACGTTGACTGAGCTTTGTTTTCTCCCAGAGCACGCTGCTGCAGTGCAATCGAATCGGCCGCGTTGCGTCTCACGGCTCGACCAAGTTCCACAGCTTGACTTCCTCGATCAAACTCTTGTTTTCGAGCTGCGGAATCTTCTGACGATGACAAATAGCGTTCCAGCGATTCGCCCGATTTGGATTTTGCCAGATCCAACTGCTGGCGCTGCTGTGATTCTTCCATACGGTTTCGCACGGCACTGTTCAAAGAATCGAGTTGCTGATCGTTGAAGGCCTGGTACTGACGGCGGGCATCGAGTTGTTCCCGCGCTTCCTGACGATCTTTCTTCGATGGAGCGGACTCTTGAACAAACTCGTTTTCCTTGAGTTCGGACTTAAACCAGAAGGCTCCTCCTTGAGAGAAATGATCCGCCTGAGACTGGCTGCGATTATCGGTCAGAATCTGGAGAGCATTCGACTGCGCCTCGAGAGCACCTTCGGAAGGTTGCCCCAGGATGATGCCGTTGACTGCCAGCCCTGAGACAGTCAGTGACTGGTTTTGAAGGTTCAGCTTTTCACCTTTTTGCTCGACCTTGCGTTGTAATTCCTGAAGTTGTTTTTGTGTGGCATTCAAACTGGTTTCATACTCATCGACAGCGGCTAAATCTTTGCCTGAAGCTCGACTGCGGTAGCTGGAACTATCGGAAAGCAACGACTTCAGTGCGATGCCATTTCCCAGGGCCTGTGCCTGAAGTGAGAAATTGGTCGAATTGTCGGCAATCGAAATCAGATAAGACAGCTCCTGCAGGCGAGCCTGTTGCAGTGATAACTCGGATTGGACCAATGAGGCGGTATTCAGATTGTTGCGCGTGAGGTCGGCCAGCCCAGTCGCCTGCAGATCGTCGGGAATAGAAACCGCCCAGCGTGTGCGGGAAACCGGAATCCCGAGAGCTTCATCTTTTTCAGGGCTGATGACTTGTGGGGCCGGAATATCAAGTTGGCGTGTTGTCCATCCGCCACGGGTTGGCAATCGTCCATTCAGCTTACCGGCAATGGTGATCTGCACGGTAATCGAAAGGTCGGCAGCACTTGTGCGGGGTAAGGCCACCAGTTGCATGATCTGGCCGTCTTTCGAAGATTGCACCGCTCGTGAAGGGGCACCATCGATCAAGACCGTGAGGAGTCTGGCTTCCGCAGGAATGACCAGTGGCAGGAACTGACGCGAGCGATTTTTAATCAGGTAAGTGGCACTGGTTCGATAAGTCCCATCGCGAGAGAGAATCGTCACCAGATCGGCGAGATTCACACTGGCAGCGGCCAGTCGAGCCTGCGTTAACGCTACCGCTTTCCACTTCAAACTGACACCTGAGGTTTTCACCCGCAGAAGTTCGGCAGCCCGTTTGATGAGATCATCATTCAGTGCAATACGCAGGTCATCGCGAGTGACGGCATCGGCTTGTTCGGGAGCTTCGCGAGTCAGCACGCTGCGTGAAGGATTCAGCAAGAGGACATAATGAGCTTGTGGAATCGATTCGACTGATCCTGCGTTGATGCGATCCGCCTCAATCGTTTCAAAGCGTAAGCCGGGCGAATGCACCTGGAGGTCACGAAACTCCGTCGTCGCGACAGCGGCCAGCGAAAGGCTGCCCAGTACGGGTGTTCGCAAAGAAATCGTCCAGTGAGGGCGACCATCTTTCCCTTTGGAAGTAGCAATCGACCGGATTTCAGAACCTGAAAATTCGAGTTTGCCAGCAAACTCAGGGCTCGCAGAAACCTCAACCACATCGGCAGCAGCACGAGCAATCTGCCAGTTCAAAAGGAGTGAATGAGCAATCGCACCATCAGTCACACTCACGATCGATAACGATTCAGCTGCCAGCTGTGGCTCGAGTCTCGACAGAGAAAGCGAAATGGGACGGGTGGTCTGACTTTCTGAAGAAAACGCGAGTTGAGGAGCCTGACCATTTTTAAGTTGAGTCAACCCGGGAGAGAGGGTGGCGGGATCGATGGATCTCCAGCCTTCCAGGTTGGAAAAATTCGCGGTAATGGCGGAATCTGTCCAGAGACCGACTTGTGAA is a window of Planctopirus limnophila DSM 3776 DNA encoding:
- a CDS encoding rhodanese-like domain-containing protein yields the protein MQHNPRFLQLVESVRTNIRECSIADLKLLLEKKSPVLLFDVREDHEWVNGHIPTAKHLGRGIIERDIETLIPDPETEIYLYCGGGFRSALAADTLQKMGYMHVISVDGGFRGWKESGGEIVTPSA
- a CDS encoding baeRF11 domain-containing protein; translation: MLHVDLPSRDDIATLMNSRGEIKVSIYLPTTPFSQQAQQDRIVLKNLTKTAIDQLAERPKKDVEAIEGLLLDLVDDGSFWEYQAHGLAIFVTPTQIHTLRLPYSVQELVEVSDRFHVKPLLHPMAASSTGFVLVLGQNNVKLLQICSDLPAVTLNIDGLPKDAASSVGKSSIQDRSPSGRIQGDEGKKVRLTQYARLVDQALRPVLNGRSEPLILAATEPLLSIYRQLATYPFLAAEEIRHSPDAISDVEIVAAARTIFQNLASARIQSALETFEQRKTQNRTTTNLEEISVAATQGAVQSLIVDVARVTPGTIDEHGKITPGAANCPVSYDVVGEICARVMMTGGTVLAAGGEQVPGTCGLAATLRYAPQ
- a CDS encoding FliM/FliN family flagellar motor switch protein translates to MSESAEPNPTTDLSPSSPESSAGGEQLTSAGIEQFEKLKSTWLSHLTENIDALVTSFQQATDLATQFRVKELSAEWVTQHLAVQHEPWPAGEAAGLVVELACDETFFVALLPEIIGLPGWYTTPDASQESRLQTLAQEWSILLLPESIEIGASKTITISRIAGHVENLPMHARLLAYALEVTTLENPPEEGETPAIIVLGPFPLSAKDGQPSGSSADAASGSSQTGMTGVTPQNFEDEWEEASANLETERRQNSSAERQLPDSQTAVAPVDSPVDDLLSNYEGLAAQDPMESAAPLAQETMPQQSVTSQLMLQRLSGVRVQLSVRLAEKRMPLAALLQLSPGALVTFSKPCEDLLDIYIGNRQYAQGEAVKIGEHFGVKVNRLGPPPEKPSSLILD
- a CDS encoding serine/threonine-protein kinase; translation: MSSAGTPQDPTADSEKTFIASDVSDGAMAATNIAPDTVLTGSTDAGEGTGKGSSPAAPQRISQLGDFRLIRKLGEGGMGEVFLAHQDSLDRKAAIKVLSKKLAGKDDFVKRFYREARAMAKIDHPNAVRVYAVDQDHGVHFVAMEFIDGKSMQHWIETLGRLSVGDAVHVTLRCAEALQHAHAMNMVHRDIKPDNIMLTARGQVKVADFGLAKAIDDEDNSLTQSGTGLGTPYYMAPEQARNAKHVDGRCDIYALGVTLYHFLTGKLPFTGNTTVELIMNKEQGKFPPARKANPEIPEKLDLIIDKMVAVSPEQRFKDFGEVIRYLAMLGLESPSLSFIQAPDKVVATANTATVKSPAAATRSLPAVPKSSAEDAAQQKQAAAKEITYAIQFIDAQGKPSAAKMTAPAIIKGIKAGIIDQRAKVKKPGATSAIPIAQLPEFEDAIQALIVRQEAEKKGRDMKSLYAQIDRQERWRKFTRKIRAALSGALGWVSLLIWLGLIAGAIYGVYLLLPLLRQNIPFLEKLGGS